From the genome of Pyrobaculum sp. 3827-6, one region includes:
- a CDS encoding glycosyltransferase family 2 protein, whose protein sequence is MEWLLVAAPLLAEVRNIRRVRARVPTCVYIPARGRDEPLSHTSRYAVVVRDPDDDCREANCVKTPAAGKAAAVEYAVNNARCEYVALFDSDVYFTPEDAERLAAAAGSDGVATSYRVVVGRSFWGWVAAAASDFGYVLMGLYRFIWGGALAGRRDVLAKVLRGASGAVSDDMYATARAKALRVPIRFTYLKLISPPPADSPRPLFKWLLRQYATAAKLGPPAVKIGLAATAIWLATWAIYPQTLLIYAAAGYIRRKALGAPAPPIYIPAAVVAYLYTLAATALAFFTKEVERRGHKIKLATTPQKERNTETPPQRVAEKFLKLPIHFNPAARSS, encoded by the coding sequence ATGGAGTGGCTACTTGTAGCCGCCCCCCTACTCGCCGAGGTGCGTAACATCCGGAGGGTCCGGGCCCGCGTCCCCACCTGCGTCTACATACCCGCGCGAGGCCGCGACGAGCCCCTCAGCCACACCTCTAGATACGCCGTGGTGGTGAGGGACCCAGACGACGACTGCAGAGAAGCCAACTGCGTCAAGACGCCGGCCGCGGGGAAGGCCGCCGCCGTGGAGTACGCTGTGAACAACGCCCGGTGCGAATACGTAGCCCTCTTCGACTCAGACGTGTACTTCACGCCGGAAGACGCCGAGCGCCTAGCCGCGGCGGCGGGGAGCGACGGCGTGGCCACGAGCTACCGCGTCGTCGTGGGGAGGAGCTTCTGGGGGTGGGTAGCCGCGGCCGCCAGCGACTTCGGATACGTCTTGATGGGGCTGTACAGATTCATCTGGGGAGGGGCACTCGCCGGCAGAAGAGACGTCCTCGCGAAGGTGCTGCGGGGCGCCTCCGGCGCCGTGAGCGACGACATGTACGCCACGGCCAGGGCCAAGGCCCTGCGCGTCCCGATACGATTCACATACCTAAAGCTCATAAGCCCGCCGCCCGCAGACAGCCCCCGCCCCCTCTTCAAATGGCTCCTGAGGCAGTACGCCACAGCCGCAAAGCTTGGCCCGCCGGCGGTCAAGATAGGCCTAGCCGCCACCGCCATATGGCTGGCAACCTGGGCCATCTACCCCCAGACACTCCTCATATACGCCGCCGCCGGCTACATACGCAGAAAAGCCCTAGGCGCCCCAGCCCCGCCCATCTACATACCCGCGGCAGTGGTGGCCTACCTATACACCCTAGCCGCGACGGCGCTGGCATTCTTCACCAAAGAAGTAGAGCGGCGGGGACACAAGATAAAGCTCGCCACCACCCCACAAAAAGAGCGCAACACAGAGACGCCTCCGCAACGCGTCGCGGAAAAATTTTTAAAACTCCCAATACATTTCAACCCAGCGGCCCGTAGCTCTTAA